taagagtgTATGTTCTATTTGGAAATACAGTTAGTGATTatataccataaaatattataatgaaattattttcatcttgcccgttgtttttaccctaataattttttgtgGCTTTTCCatgtaaatctcggtgtccaatttattctttattttcatattattatctcaagttATCGCATGATACCGACACATATTAATTATCAGATAATAATCTCTCATCTGAAGTTGAtactttttgtttttaaaaataataaaactgaaaaattttataaaaatggaGGAAAacattagaatttttttttatcattgctTAAAacattagaatttttttttaatgtaaaccATTAGAAGTTTGTTACACAGAAAGGCCGGAAGCTGTATTTCATCTCTCAATTAATAGGATTTTCCATGATTGTAGACAATTTTTTAAAGAGTTGCCtacattgtagataaaatataCTCTATTTTTCCAAAAACGAAAACACAATGAGAAGTAATGACTAATGATCAAACAATCTCCTGAACAAGAGCACCAGTGATCAATCTGTGGTTCAACACAGCCTCTGCAATCGGCCTCTGTCGAAAGTCTTGATTTAGCATGTCCTGCACCAATTTATAGACTGAAAAACATGAGCAACCGCTAGGATTTCAAAATCAACGTCTAATGATTCTAGCAATAGTAATATCTTCCATGTGTTCAGAAGTAAAATGAACCTGAAGCAACTGCCAACCAGCGCGGTCATCGAGATCTAGAAATTTAACAGCTTCAACCAAGCGGTCATCGGCTAGACAATATCTGTGAAAGAGCGAGCAAACAAGCCTTGATGCAACCAAGGAGAAGTGTCCAGAACTTGAATATGTGGACAGAAAAACGATAATGCGGTGGATTTTGAAAGCAAGAAGAATCAGCAGGCTTTTGATTCTATTTCATTCCGGGGTTGGTCCTAGTTTCATTTTCCAGTGAAAAAAGCTATTACGAAGATTGagttggactgaaggtgcacttGTAAGTTCAAAAGGCCACATTACTCGAGACAGGTATATGAAAGAAATCATCCTAGTCCtcacaaatataaaatttcagGTTCTACGTCCGCGTGTTCTTCGTGAACTCAAAACACCATGACAAAGTGGAAGATGGTCCACATTCAGAAAGATTGAACATTGTATTCATAGATATTTGTGATTTCATGTGTCATTTCCAAATGTCAAGGCAAACAACGTGTGCACAACTTACTCTCTCATAGCTTCAATATCAAGTCGGAATGTGTTCTCTAAAAGCCTCTGCAAATTTGTTGCATGAATTATGAAAACAGGAACAAAAAATCCAGTTGTTGAATTTAGAAAGAACATGAACTTAAAATGCATGCATGACTTACTCGCAAGGAAAGGCTGTCCATGACTCCTGTTTCACAAAATGGAACAAAAGCTAAGTACGCAAAAAGAAGCCCAGCTTCGTATCTGTAAAGAGCCAAAGATGTATCAGCATCTAGATAAATCTTTCAGAAAAAAATAGCTTGCCCCCTGTATTTGGAGAACAAGGTACATGTCATCTGCTATTCCAAAGGCTCGTTTCTCCAAAGGTGTGAAAGCAGCAGCAGCGGTCGCCCTTCTCCATAGTCCTTCAGATAGCATCGAACGTTCAGCAAGCTCAGAATACCTAGAAAGTAACAATTTTTCCCTCTTAGAACTAGGTTAAGCCAAATTATAAGCCATCTGAATGACTATTAATTATTAGAATAGGGATCCTCCTATCTCTGTACAATTTCTGGGCTCAAGATCCTTAAAGAGAGAAATGATCTCCAATCCTTTGATCTGGAACTTCCTCATTAATGCTAAGGTGTTTATTGTGCCAGGTCAAGAATGTAACATTCTGGCCTTGGCAGGTGAGGCTGACCTAATCTTATGGTTTTGGGACTAGATGGCAGTGACTAAAATGTAGTAAATCCACCATGGTCACATGTTGTAACATTCTCCatccaaaacatttattttccaAGCTTTTCTGTTGGCACCCTCTCCGAGTCTTACAACACATTAGGCAAACAAGCATATGATTTAATTCATGCATTCATATTCACAAGTGCCGTATCGGTCCTCACTCGAGTTTCATGTTGCAGAACCGTATTAGGTGGCTATCACTTCTATAGGTGGAATTGAATTCCGAAAATGATAATAGAGTTAGATTTGCCTCAAGTGCAGGTGCTGAATACTAAAAAGAGACTAAATTCCAAGGCTTGTGAGAAGGTACAATTTCAAGCCAGCACCAGTTATGCATAAATCCGCATCATATGTTAGGCTATTGCGATCGCtaattaggtaaaaatattgGGGGAAAACTATTTCTCTCCTCCGACAAATCCCACAGAAACAAGGTGACTAATCATGTTGGTTCTAAGTAAAAAGGCCTGAAATTCTGGCTAAAATCCACAGGCATACAATGTGTGCTTAACTTAATAATCTATATTAATGCATACCTTATATCAACTGAAAAGGCAAGATCTCGAAGCTGTGGAACTAGATAAGTAGCTTCTTTATCAACCATTGTGCTACCATTTGCAAAACAGACAGCTACATAATGTTCAGATGAGAAGAAAGATAAATTCTGGAAAGAACAAAAAATAGCAGTTCAACTGAAATATTGGATCTATACTTGACAACAACAGAAACAGGTCCAAGACTTTGGTGCAATCTGTCACGGTCGTGCATGTAGGCCAGGCCTCTCATAGCACCCTGAAGAAGTTTAGCAACATACTTCCTTCTACGCTTGAATATTTCATCTTTCGCGTAAGGATTCCAAGAATTTTGATCTCCATGTTCGCGAGCTTTGGACAACTTCTCACTCGTGACTTTTGCATAGTCAGCAGCAGTGTACTTTCCATCATTCCGGAAAGCAAGCCACTGTCGAAAATATGGGATATATAAGGTTTCTACAAACATAAGCACGAAAAAAACAGTTCATCAGGCAGCTGAATATCAGGGATAGAGACCTGTTCACCAGTTTTTGTCTCAAACCCTCCCAGAAGCATCTGGATATTCTGGCAGACTACGGCGTTAGAACTGCCCTGCATGCAAGTATACGTAAAGTAGTTAAAGAAAGGTCCATAGAGTTTAAATTCATCAGAGAGCGGGATTCAGATCAATGtttaaacaagaaacaaaaattaCTTGTAGGGAGGCATGTGCACTCAGCTCATTGGCAGCCATCAAGTCAGACTCGATTCCGCCAACTTGTTTTCCAGGATATACCTACATGACATCATGGTGTCAGCTTGGTCCGAGAAATTAGAGGATACAGTACCTAGAATCTATAGCGTGACAGTGCAATTTTGCACGAATTTTTCGTTGAGCTCACACTCCCATATGGCAtcatattccaaaatattaaaAGGGAAGCATGGCCTAAATACCGATGTCAATATTTTGTGAATAAACAAATCACCTTAAAAATAACAGGAGTTCGTCTAAGCGGACCTTGAACTATTCTTCCTTCATAAAGCCTGCAAATAGCGGTCACATGCTCTATAAGCGGCAAACATTTTGTAAAATCACATTCATGTTCATGCAGAagaaacacaaaataaaaaactatCGTCAGCACCTGATCTTCACATCCCCTTCTCCAATATCTTGAACTCTCAATTTTCCCGAATCAGGGGCAGAAAATTCCAGGTCCATCGCGGATTGCAAACCACCCGAGTAACTGATTTTGAGGAAAACTCTTGAGTAAATGCTTCAAAAAGTACATATATTCATTTCTACATCAATCCGATCCCTTTGCAACAATACCAAATAATGATTAGGAAAACAGGATGAATCAGTTGAAAAACCTGGTTACATTAAGGAATCCATAGCTTCCAATCAACCTTCCAACCTCGAAAGAATCAGGATTCGTGATCAGGCTGGCATTACAGCATCTCGAAACCATCGGGCGATGGTTCTTCGGGGCTGAATTGGGGCTCAGTCCTCCTCCTCTAAAGAAGCAAACACTAGAAGAAACACCGGACGCTGATACAACCATTTCTCTATTCAGGGAGACCGAGTATGGCGCCACAGAAGTAAAGGATATGGTGGTAACGTGGTTGGACTTGGCTCCAAAAGGAAGGCCAATTACGAGATATTGATTTAAGTAAATAGAACTCTGAAAAGTTTGCATATACCGACCTTAGCTCAGTTGGTAGAGCGGAGGACTGTAGTAGTCTCGCAGTTAAATCCTTAGGTCGCTGGTTCGAATCCGGCAGGTcggattgttttatttttttaaaaaaagtgttttctcaatttatatttaaattaatttttttttaaaaaaaaatgattccatTGACTAAAAAGGTGTATTGATTCTACACATTTAATGTTTTTTGAGTTTAAAAATGACTTTTTTTATATACTCTACGAAATTTTTGAGATATTGAATATACATTTTTGTAGAGTTATAAAATAAGTCGAGATATCGATTCACNTGAGTGAATTTCTTGATTACCATTTGTAGAGCGAAAACGAAACGAAGCATCCTTCACGAGTGAGAGCAAATTAAAGACAATTGGAGCCTCCATTGTAAAAGTTGAATGATTGGAAATGGCTTGGGTAAATGTTTGAGCATCTCTTTCTACAAACCATTTCTGTCACCATTGCAGCTTCCTGAACTTCAAACACTTCCGACATGTGAGGGGAGAAAGACAAGAAACCACCCTGAAAACACTGTATTTTGGCATAGAACACATGGCCTAAACGATCCCGAGCCACTACACCCTATACTGAAATAATCCAGATAAGCGTCACGTGTTGCATCCACATTTAAACCTCGACGAACCAGATTGGCTCGTAGGGATGGCATTCATCAAGGCTCGAGAGGTAAAATGCCAAACAGGAGTATCTGGATT
The DNA window shown above is from Primulina huaijiensis isolate GDHJ02 chromosome 12, ASM1229523v2, whole genome shotgun sequence and carries:
- the LOC140990468 gene encoding uncharacterized protein; translation: MVVSASGVSSSVCFFRGGGLSPNSAPKNHRPMVSRCCNASLITNPDSFEVGRLIGSYGFLNVTSYSGGLQSAMDLEFSAPDSGKLRVQDIGEGDVKIRLYEGRIVQGPLRRTPVIFKVYPGKQVGGIESDLMAANELSAHASLQGSSNAVVCQNIQMLLGGFETKTGEQWLAFRNDGKYTAADYAKVTSEKLSKAREHGDQNSWNPYAKDEIFKRRRKYVAKLLQGAMRGLAYMHDRDRLHQSLGPVSVVVNTMVDKEATYLVPQLRDLAFSVDIRYSELAERSMLSEGLWRRATAAAAFTPLEKRAFGIADDIYEAGLLFAYLAFVPFCETGVMDSLSLRRLLENTFRLDIEAMREYCLADDRLVEAVKFLDLDDRAGWQLLQDMLNQDFRQRPIAEAVLNHRLITGALVQEIV